A genomic region of Anas acuta chromosome 1, bAnaAcu1.1, whole genome shotgun sequence contains the following coding sequences:
- the LRTM2 gene encoding leucine-rich repeat and transmembrane domain-containing protein 2 isoform X1 yields MLPASAGQRWRSRFLMRWQEACPVLGCWLSLCAAESFFACPSSCKCNSGNLEVDCSGLGLSSIPSDIPTNTRTFLFLNNKLSILPGPVFSNLSALQRLDLSNNFLDQLPQNIFSDLGNLTELQLRNNSIRALDKDLLQHTALLRQLDLSINGLAQIPSGLFDELPALRSLSLRSNRLQSLDRVTFEPLTSLQQLQVGDNPWECDCNLRDFKHWMEWFSYRGGKIDQLACTLPKELKGKDMRMVPMEMFNYCSQLDDENSSTVLDNTGPPCTKGSPTPSKSKSGPEAEVEPSVGCPQKQRYRPVSVRRAIGTVIIAGVVCGIVCIMMVVAAAYGCIYASLMAKYHRELKKRQPLMGDTEGEHEEQKQISSVA; encoded by the exons CAGTGCTCGGCTGCTGGCTGTCGCTGTGTGCTGCAGAGTCCTTCTTTgcctgcccttcctcctgcaaGTGCAACAGCGGCAACCTGGAAGTGGACTGTAGCGGCTTGGGcctctcctccatcccctcAGACATCCCCACGAACACCAGGACCTTCCTCTTTCTCAACAACAAACTCAGCATCCTGCCGGGCCCGGTGTTTTCCAACCTCTCTGCCCTGCAGAGGCTGGACCTATCCAACAACTTCTTGGACCAGCTCCCTCAGAACATCTTCAGCGACCTGGGGAACCTGACGGAGCTGCAGCTGAGGAACAACAGCATCCGGGCCTTGGACAAGGACCTGCTCCAGCACACGGCCCTGCTGCGCCAGCTGGATCTCTCCATCAATGGCCTGGCCCAGATACCCTCGGGCCTCTTCGACGAGCTGCCCGCTCTCCGCTCCCTCTCCCTCAGGTCCAACCGCCTGCAGAGCCTGGACAGGGTGACCTTCGAGCCGCTgaccagcctgcagcagctccaagtCGGGGACAACCCCTGGGAGTGCGACTGCAACCTGCGAGACTTCAAGCACTGGATGGAGTGGTTCTCCTACCGAG GTGGGAAAATCGACCAGCTGGCATGTACCCTGCCCAAGGAGCTGAAAGGGAAGGATATGCGAATGGTGCCCATGGAGATGTTTAACTACTGCTCACAGCTGGATGACGAGAACAGCTCTACCGTGCTGGACAATACTGGCCCACCCTGCACAAAAGGCAGCCCGACTCCTTCCAAATCGAAATCGGGCCCAGAAGCAGAGGTGGAGCCCAGTGTGGGGTGCCCTCAGAAGCAGCGGTACAGGCCTGTGAGCGTGCGCCGGGCTATTGGCACTGTGATCATCGCAGGGGTGGTTTGCGGCATTGTTTGCATCATGATGGTGGTGGCGGCTGCTTACGGCTGCATCTACGCCTCCCTCATGGCCAAGTATCACCGGGAGCTGAAGAAGAGGCAGCCACTGATGGGTGACACAGAGGGGGAACACGAAGAGCAAAAACAAATCTCTTCCGTGGCGTGA
- the LRTM2 gene encoding leucine-rich repeat and transmembrane domain-containing protein 2 isoform X2, with the protein MLPASAGQRWRSRFLMRWQEACLLGCWLSLCAAESFFACPSSCKCNSGNLEVDCSGLGLSSIPSDIPTNTRTFLFLNNKLSILPGPVFSNLSALQRLDLSNNFLDQLPQNIFSDLGNLTELQLRNNSIRALDKDLLQHTALLRQLDLSINGLAQIPSGLFDELPALRSLSLRSNRLQSLDRVTFEPLTSLQQLQVGDNPWECDCNLRDFKHWMEWFSYRGGKIDQLACTLPKELKGKDMRMVPMEMFNYCSQLDDENSSTVLDNTGPPCTKGSPTPSKSKSGPEAEVEPSVGCPQKQRYRPVSVRRAIGTVIIAGVVCGIVCIMMVVAAAYGCIYASLMAKYHRELKKRQPLMGDTEGEHEEQKQISSVA; encoded by the exons TGCTCGGCTGCTGGCTGTCGCTGTGTGCTGCAGAGTCCTTCTTTgcctgcccttcctcctgcaaGTGCAACAGCGGCAACCTGGAAGTGGACTGTAGCGGCTTGGGcctctcctccatcccctcAGACATCCCCACGAACACCAGGACCTTCCTCTTTCTCAACAACAAACTCAGCATCCTGCCGGGCCCGGTGTTTTCCAACCTCTCTGCCCTGCAGAGGCTGGACCTATCCAACAACTTCTTGGACCAGCTCCCTCAGAACATCTTCAGCGACCTGGGGAACCTGACGGAGCTGCAGCTGAGGAACAACAGCATCCGGGCCTTGGACAAGGACCTGCTCCAGCACACGGCCCTGCTGCGCCAGCTGGATCTCTCCATCAATGGCCTGGCCCAGATACCCTCGGGCCTCTTCGACGAGCTGCCCGCTCTCCGCTCCCTCTCCCTCAGGTCCAACCGCCTGCAGAGCCTGGACAGGGTGACCTTCGAGCCGCTgaccagcctgcagcagctccaagtCGGGGACAACCCCTGGGAGTGCGACTGCAACCTGCGAGACTTCAAGCACTGGATGGAGTGGTTCTCCTACCGAG GTGGGAAAATCGACCAGCTGGCATGTACCCTGCCCAAGGAGCTGAAAGGGAAGGATATGCGAATGGTGCCCATGGAGATGTTTAACTACTGCTCACAGCTGGATGACGAGAACAGCTCTACCGTGCTGGACAATACTGGCCCACCCTGCACAAAAGGCAGCCCGACTCCTTCCAAATCGAAATCGGGCCCAGAAGCAGAGGTGGAGCCCAGTGTGGGGTGCCCTCAGAAGCAGCGGTACAGGCCTGTGAGCGTGCGCCGGGCTATTGGCACTGTGATCATCGCAGGGGTGGTTTGCGGCATTGTTTGCATCATGATGGTGGTGGCGGCTGCTTACGGCTGCATCTACGCCTCCCTCATGGCCAAGTATCACCGGGAGCTGAAGAAGAGGCAGCCACTGATGGGTGACACAGAGGGGGAACACGAAGAGCAAAAACAAATCTCTTCCGTGGCGTGA